GAAGAGGTCACCGACATGAAGCGCTCGGTGCGGGGCGAGGTGGTGTCCTCCACCTTCGACGAGCAGGCCCAGCGCCACGTGCAGGTGGCCGAGATGGTGATCGAGAAGGCCAAGCGTTTGGTGGAGCACGGGAAGGACGTGGTGATCCTGCTCGACTCGATCACCCGGCTGGCCCGGGCCTACAACACGGTGGTGCCCCACTCGGGCAAGATCCTCTCCGGCGGGGTGGACTCCAACGCGCTGCACAAGCCGAAGCGGTTCTTCGGGGCGGCCCGGAACATCGAGGAGGGGGGGAGCCTGACGATCATCGCCACGGCCCTGATCGACACCGGCAGCCGCATGGACGAGGTGATCTTCGAGGAGTTCAAAGGCACCGGCAACATGGAGCTCCACCTGGACCGGCGCCTGGCGGACAAGAGGGTGTTCCCGGCCGTGGACATCCAGCGCTCGGGCACCCGCAAGGAGGATCTGCTGCTGCCCCCGTTCGAGCTGAACCGGGTGTGGGTGCTGCGCAAGGTGCTCTCGGCCCTGAGCCCGGTGGACGCCATGGAGTTCCTGCTCGACAAGATGCGGGGAACCAAGTCCAACGCCGAGTTCCTGGAGAGCATGAGCGAGTAGGGCGGCTGGGCGGCTAGTGTCATGGTTCGCACGTTCGTGAATTCCCCGAGGGGGTGGGGCTGGGGGCCCCTCCTTCGCTGAACGGCCTCGCAGGGGCCGCCTCGGCGCGGTCCGCTGCGGCGCGTGAGGGCACGCGCCGCGGCCGCTCCCCTGGCGCCGGGCGGCCCGGGCTGCTCGGCCGTCGCGCTTCGTCGGAGCCCCCAGCCCCACCGCCGGAATGGAGATGCTTTTTTGCGGAACGGAACACTAGGCAGCAGCGATGCTCCCCGACCGGGGACCGACGACCGCTGACCGCCTTACCGGATGAAGTCCAGCCGGTAACGGCTGCGGATGTACTGCAGGAACCAGCCCACCTCTTCCAAGGCCCGCCGGAGGTCGGCTCGCTCCCTCGGGGTGAGGCGCAGGGGGTCCAGGTAGTTGTCGGGGGGGCGGCCTTCCGACAGGTTTCGCACCTGATGGCGCAGCCTCAGCCCCACCAGGGTGGTGAACGCGTCGTCCAGCCGGTCCGCCTCCTCGGCGGACAGCACGCCCCGGTCGCGGAGGGCGTCGAGTTTCTCCCAGGTGCTGCCGTCCAGCACCCCGCTTTCCAGGGCGAGCAGGCTCACCCCTTCCGTCAGGGCGAAGATGCCCGCCTTCTTCATGTCCACCCGGCCCTTGTGGCGGCCCCGGCGCTCCGTGCGGATCCGCCCGAACCACCCCAGGGGCGGGGGAAACCGCACGATGTTCTTCGCCACCCGGGGAAAGAACAGGCTGTGGCGTCGTGTGAGCTCCAGGATGTGCTCCTTGATCCGGCGCTCCAGGCCGGGGTCGCCCCACAGGGTCCTGAGGTCCTGGAACATCCCGAAGTTGACCATGTTCTCGCCGGTGGGCACCGTGACCCACTGCTCCACCCTGCGCAGCCACTCCGACAGGCTGTGCCTCCACTGGGGGTTGGAGGCCATGGTCCCGCCGGGGCAGGGCGGCACCCCGATGGCGATCAGGGTCTCCACCAACCGCACCGAGAACCTCTCCACGTCCCACCGGGCCCCTTCGTCCAGGGCGTCGTCATAGACCGCGGCGCTGTCCTGGTCGGTCCGCAGGGTCTGCTCGCCCCGCCCCTCGCTCCCCAGCACCAGGTACGCGGCCCTCTCCGGCAGCACCACCCCCTCCCCTTCGAGAAGCTCAGCCGCCTTGCGGGTCACCTCGTCGTTGAAATGGGAGATCAGCCCCACCAGGTCCCGGGTGCGGGCCCCCGCCCGCAGGGCGAACCGGACCATCTCGAGCACCCGCCCGTTCACCCGCTTGAGCTCTGACACGGTGGTGGCCCGGGCGATCTCGTCCCGGAGGTAGAGGGGGCTGTTGGTCTGGATGCCGAGGATGTCGGTGCCCGTGACCATGCCCACCATCCGCCCCCCCGCGTCCACCACCAGCAGTCGGTGGATGTTGTGGCGGGCCATCCGGTACACCGCCTCGTAAGCGGGGGCCTGGTCGCCAACGGTCAGGATGGGCGAGCGCATGACCTGCCGGACCCGGGTGTCGCGGATCCTGCCGTCGGAGCGGGCCACGAGGCGCCGGAGGTCCCGGTCGGTCACGATCCCCACCGGAACGCCGTCCTCCTCCACCACCAGCCCCGAGATTCCCCGTTCGTCCATCCGCCGGGCGGCGGCCACCACGGTGTCGTCCGGCAGGCACGTGACCACCGGCCCCTTGCAGATCTCGCGCACCGGTGTGAACAGGAACCCTTCCTCCCTCACGGCCCAACCTCCTTGGGGACCGATCTTCCCCGAACCGGCGGATATTCTCAACGGTTTTCCCGGAGGCGGTCCGAACCCCGTATGGTTCGGGCCCAAAGGGTTTCGGATCGCCACACCTGGCCCCTCCGATATCAAACACGATTTATTTTTCGCTTGACGCAAAACGGGGCGCTTTGTACTCTTGTGAGCCCGGGGCAATACGCTGTTTGGTGTGTGGCTGCCCCGGCATGGCGTTCAGCGAACCCCGGGGGGGCCGGGCGCCGCCCGGAACCGCGGCGGAAAGGAGGGAGGAGCATCGGGAGAGACGCAGCACCATTGTCGAGCAGTACCCACGCAACACCGGAAGGAGGAGCTTCGCCATGGAGCGAAAAACACAACTCGTAGCCTACTGGAAGGAAAACCTGAAGTACATCACCATTTTGCTCGCCATCTGGTTCACCGTGTCGTACCTGTGCGGCATCCTGATCGTCGACGCCCTCGACACGATCCGCATCGGCGGGTTCAAGCTGGGCTTCTGGTTCGCCAACCAGGGCTCGGAAATCATCTTCGTCATCTTGATCTTCGTCTACGTGAAGTTGATGAACAATTTGGATCGCAAATACGGGGTTCACGAGGACTAGGGTCGCCTAGTCAGGTCGATAAGGAGTGATCCATGGGTATTCTTGGTTGGACCTGGATAATGGTGGGGATCACCTTCTCCATCTACATCGGTATCGCCATCTGGGCGAAGGCCGCGACCACGGGCGACTTCTACGTGGCGGAGAAGCAGGTGCACCCCATCCTGAACGGCATGGCCACCGGCGCCGACTGGATGAGCGCGGCGTCCTTCATCTCCATGGCCGGTCTCATCGCGTTCCTGGGCCGCGACGGCGCCATGTACCTGATGGGGTGGACCGGCGGATACGTCCTCCTCGCCATGCTTCTTGCGCCGTATCTCCGGAAGTACGGGAAATACACGGTTCCCCAGTTCATCGGTGACCGGTACTACTCCAACACCGCCCGGGCCGTGGCGATCATCTGCGCCATTTTCGTCTCGTTCACCTATGTGTGCGGCCAGATGCGGGGTGTGGGGGTGGTGTTCTCCCGGTTCCTCGAGGTGCCGATCAACACGGGCGTGGTCATCGGCATGGCCATCGTGTTCATCTACGCCGTGTTGGGCGGCATGAAGGGCATCACCTACACCCAGGTGGCCCAGTACTGCGTGCTGATCGTGGCCTACCTGATCCCGGCGATCTTCATCGCCGCCATGCTCACCGGCAACCCCCTGCCGCAGATCGGGTTTGGGGCCAAGATCAGCGCCAACGGAGCCCAGGTGCTCCACGACGCCTCGGCACAGGGCAAGTACCTGCTGGATGTGTTGGACCAACTCCACAAGGATCTCGGGTTCGCGGCCTACACGGCCGGTAAGCGGCCCACCATCGACGTGTTCTTCATCACCTTCGCCCTCATGGTGGGTACCGCGGGCCTGCCCCACGTGATCATCCGGTTCTTCACGGTGCCGAAGATCCGCGACGCCCGCGCCTCGGCCGGCTGGGCCCTGGTGTGCATCGCCATCCTCTACACCACGGCCCCGGCCGTGGCCGCCTTCGCCAAGACCAACTTCATCAAGACCGTGCACGGCAAGGCCTACACCGAGGCTCCCTCCTGGTTCAAGAACTGGGAGAAGACCGGCCTGATCGCCTGGGTCGACAAGAACGGCGACGGCGTCATGCAGTACGCCCCGGGCAAGCCCTTCAAGGGCAAGCCCAAATTCAAGCAGGGCGAGAAGGGTAAGTTCGGCCAGCTCGTGGTGACCAACGCCCTGACCGACAACGCCAACGAGATCTACGTGGACCGGGACATCATGGTGCTGGCCAACCCGGAGATCGCCAAGCTGCCCAACTGGGTGGTGGCCCTGGTGGCCGCGGGCGGTCTGGCCGCCGCCCTGTCCACCGCGGCCGGCCTGCTGCTGGTGATCGCCTCCTCCCTGTCCCACGACCTCATGAAGGGCATCATCAACCCGGACCTGTCCGAGAAGGCCGAGCTGATGTGGGCCCGGATCGGCGCCGGTCTCGCGGTGGTGGTGGCCGGGTGGTTCGGCATCCATCCGCCGGGGTTCGTGGCCCAGGTGGTGGCGTTCGCCTTCGGTCTGGCCGCCTCCTCGTTCTTCCCCGCGATCATCATGGGGGTGTTCAACAAGAAGACGAACAAGGAAGGCGCGATGTGCGGCATGGTGGTGGGCATCGTGTTCACCGCCGCCTACATCATCTACTTCAAGTTCGTGAACCCCGCCGCCAACAACCCGCAGCACTGGTGGCTGGGGATCAGCCCCGAGGGCATCGGCACGGTGGGCATGATCCTGAACTTCATCGTGATGTGGGTGGTGTCGAAGTTCACCCAGGAGCCGCCCCAAGAGGTGCAGGAGCTGGTGGAGAGCCTGCGCTATCCCCAGGAAGCCCGGTAAGCGGTTCCGCGGCGACCCAGGGCGTGCGGTCCGGCGTTTGCCGGGCTGCACGCCCTTTTTTTGCGCCCGCGAAACGGGCAGAATGGAATGGCTGCAGGGGGTGGGCTTCGGGGAAGGGAATCTCTCGTTGGTCCGGGGCCATTGCCGGGGGCGGGGCAGAAACTCGCTTTCTGGCTTTCCAGCCTTCAAGCTTTCCAGCGGGCCGAAGGCCCTCGACCGACGACCGACCTGACGGAGGTTTCTCACCGATGACACCGATCAGTCGGCCCATCCGGGCCAGCTTTGGGCTCATTCTCGGCGCGGCCGCCGGGGTCAGCCTGCTCACGGGCATCATCCCCTGGGTGTTGGGGCTGGTCCTGTCCGTGGACTCCCTGTGGATCCGGCTTCAGGTTGCGGGGTATCTGAACCTGGTGGCCCTGATCTGGGCGGGGGTGGGGGCGACGGTGGGGGCGTTCCCGGGAAGCCGAACGGGGTCGGGGCTGCTGGGGGCGGCCGGGTTGGCCACCGGGCTCACCCTGGCGCGGGCGGTTCCCCAGGCCCATTGGACGGTGGTGGTTCTCGGGGCGGTGACCGGTTTGGCCTACGGCTCCGTGGGAGGGTTCCTGGTGGGGCGGGTGCTGGAACGGCAGGGGTGATTGGCCCGGCTACGGCCCCCCTGCCGTGAGCCTTCGGATCTCCGCTTCCAGAACCTCGGGAGCCACCCGGCCCTGGTGGCTCCAACGCACCACGCCGGCCGCGTCGATCAGGAACAGCCCCGGGGTGCCGGTGACGCCGTAGGCCGCGGCCGTTGCGAACTCTCCCTGGGCCTTCTCGTCCATGGCCACGGGGACCTCGATCCGGTTGTGGCGGGCGTAGTTGGCCACCGCCCGGGCCATCCGGGTCCCGTCCAGGTTCACGGTGATCACCTGGATCCCGGTCTTTTTCCCCAGGCCCGCCAGGTAGGGCATCTCGTCCTGGCACGGCGGGCAGAACATCGACCAGAACACGAGCAAGGTGGGCCGGGACCCCGGCTCCCCCGGGCTGAAGATGACCGGGTTGCCCCCGGGGTCGCTGAGCAGAAACGGCTCGGCCGGGGCGCCGGGTGCCAGGGGCCCCCTTTCTCCCTGTCCTTGGGGGCAGGGCGCCGGCGTCCCTTCGCCGCACCCCCCGGACGGCAAGAGATCCGGCCCGGAAGAGGGGAGGGGAAAATCCTGAGCCAGGGAGATCCCACCCCATACGAGCAGTCCGAGTGCGACCCCGATCCGGATCCCTCTCACGGCTCTTCCTCCCAAAAAGAGAAATTTGGTACAAGGTGTCTGCCTTGTACCGTGGTTCGAAGAATCGTGCAAGGGAGGGGGGAGTTGAGAAAACAGCGGTTCGGGTCGATTTGGGGGGTGTCTGGCCCGGGGCCGGCGAGTCCGGTATCCTGCGGCCGATCGAGACTCGTTTGGGGCGTCTATGATCCACGAGGGAGGACGCATGGTGCGGCGGCGGTGGCTGGTGGCCGGATGGCTGGGGTTGGCGATGGTGTGGACGGTCGGGGGGGCGGCGCGGGCCGAGTACGGCGGGCTGCCCGGGTACGCCGGCAGCGAGACCTGCGCGGGGTGTCACCCGGAGGTGTACGCCCAGTGGCGGTTGACCCCCCACGCCCGCATGCTGGTGGACACGGCCGAGGATCCGTTCGCGGTGCTGGCCACGGACTTCCACGAGGGGATCCCCTTCCAGCGGGAGGACATCGCCTACACGGTGGGGAGCCACTGGATCCAGAAGTATCTCACCCGGATCGACGGGGTGCTGTACGTCCTGCCCAAGTACTGGAACATCGCGGAGCGCCGGTGGGAGCCGTACTCCATCTGGAACTGGCGCGAGCAGCCCTACAACGTGTACTGCGACGGATGCCACACCGTGGGGTTCGACCCGGAGACCGAGTCGTTCTTCGAGCCCGGGGTGGGGTGCGAGGCGTGCCACGGCCCGGGGAAGCGCCACGTGGAGACCGGCGGACGGCTCTCCGAGATCGTGAACCCGGCGAACCTGCCGCCCGACCGGGCCGTGATGGTGTGCATGGCCTGCCACACCGACGGCATGGACAAGGCCACCGAGACGTACCCGTTCCCCGTGGGATACAAGCCGGGCGAGGATATCAACGACTACTACACCGAGTTCTTCATGCCGAAGCCCAAGAGCAAGGCCTGGTACTGGGGGAGCATGGACTTCCGGGAGCGCAAGCGCATGTGGTACTTCTTCCAGTCCAAGTTCTACTCCACGAACCGGGCCTGCGAGGTGTGCGGGTTCGACCGGGGCATCACGGTCAAGAAGGAGCGCTACATGAGCCGCAGCGAGTACTGCGGCACCTGCCACAAGTTCCGGTTTGAGAAGTTCGAGGCCCACTCGGGCCACCGGCCCGAGAAGGTGGAGTGCACGGACTGCCACGTGCCCAAGATGGCCAAGGGGCCCACCTACTCGATCCACGATCACAAGTTCGACTTCAGCCAGCCGGCCCCGGCCTGCACCGAGTGCCACGAGCCGGGGTCGGTGAGCGGGGACGAGTGCCGATACCCCACCCCGGACTTCCATCTGAAGCCGGTCAAGTACCCCCGCGAGATGACCACGGTGGAGACCTGCGTGTGGTGCCACAACGAGGTCCGAAAGGAGGGCCGCGACGAGGGCTGGGCCCGGCGGGAGATCCGGAAGATCGTGGACCGGTTCCTGGTGGAATGACCCGCCCCGCCCCGGCGATCCGTCCGAGTCACACCGAGTCGCGCGCAAACCGAGGGCCCTCGGGGGCGTGGGGCCAACAGCTTTGAATGCCACTTGGTATCAGGTGGTCGGAGGGGTCTCCCAGAACGACCGGAACTTCCGGTATAGGGACTCGAGCTTGGCCGCGTAGTAGGCGGTGTTCTCGTCCGGCGCCGAGGGGTCCCACTCCGAGGCCAGCCGGGCCGCCTCGAACACCCGGACCTTGGGGGAGCTGCCCGTGACGTAGTAGGTGATCTGGTCCCCCGGCCGGTAGGGGCGGCCCGAGGCCAGGGCGAGCTCGTAGGCTGCGGAGGCGTTTCGGGCATTTCGCGCCCGTTTCTTCCGGTACACCTCCAGGCTGTCGTGCAGGGTCTCGGTCTTGGCGAACCACTCGGGCGTCCACCGGTGGGCTCTCAGGTCCTCGAGGAACCGCTCCTTGATCGCCGGGATCTCCGCGGCCCGTCCCTCCAGCAGGGCCCGGAACATCTCCTCCATGAACACCCGCTGGAACTTCTCGAGGCCCCGGGACCGCAGGCCCGACCCCCGGATCCGCAGCTGGCCGTCCTCGGTCAAGAGCACATAGTTCTTGGCCTTGTAGGAGAACATGGCCCGGTACCGGCCCGCGAGTTCCAGCTCGATCCCGTCCGGCAGGGTGGCGCTCACCTCCCGGACGAACTTCTCCTCCCGGCCCCGCACCTCGGGCGGCGGCACGAAGTACACGCCGTCGGTGTCCACCTCCACCGGAACCGCGCCGCGCTTGCGGAGTTCGTCCAGCACCTTCTGAACCAGCCGCCGTCCCTCCCGGGTCACCCGGGCCGCGGCGTC
This is a stretch of genomic DNA from Deferrisoma camini S3R1. It encodes these proteins:
- a CDS encoding putative nucleotidyltransferase substrate binding domain-containing protein, producing the protein MREEGFLFTPVREICKGPVVTCLPDDTVVAAARRMDERGISGLVVEEDGVPVGIVTDRDLRRLVARSDGRIRDTRVRQVMRSPILTVGDQAPAYEAVYRMARHNIHRLLVVDAGGRMVGMVTGTDILGIQTNSPLYLRDEIARATTVSELKRVNGRVLEMVRFALRAGARTRDLVGLISHFNDEVTRKAAELLEGEGVVLPERAAYLVLGSEGRGEQTLRTDQDSAAVYDDALDEGARWDVERFSVRLVETLIAIGVPPCPGGTMASNPQWRHSLSEWLRRVEQWVTVPTGENMVNFGMFQDLRTLWGDPGLERRIKEHILELTRRHSLFFPRVAKNIVRFPPPLGWFGRIRTERRGRHKGRVDMKKAGIFALTEGVSLLALESGVLDGSTWEKLDALRDRGVLSAEEADRLDDAFTTLVGLRLRHQVRNLSEGRPPDNYLDPLRLTPRERADLRRALEEVGWFLQYIRSRYRLDFIR
- a CDS encoding DUF4212 domain-containing protein, which produces MERKTQLVAYWKENLKYITILLAIWFTVSYLCGILIVDALDTIRIGGFKLGFWFANQGSEIIFVILIFVYVKLMNNLDRKYGVHED
- a CDS encoding sodium:solute symporter family protein; this encodes MGILGWTWIMVGITFSIYIGIAIWAKAATTGDFYVAEKQVHPILNGMATGADWMSAASFISMAGLIAFLGRDGAMYLMGWTGGYVLLAMLLAPYLRKYGKYTVPQFIGDRYYSNTARAVAIICAIFVSFTYVCGQMRGVGVVFSRFLEVPINTGVVIGMAIVFIYAVLGGMKGITYTQVAQYCVLIVAYLIPAIFIAAMLTGNPLPQIGFGAKISANGAQVLHDASAQGKYLLDVLDQLHKDLGFAAYTAGKRPTIDVFFITFALMVGTAGLPHVIIRFFTVPKIRDARASAGWALVCIAILYTTAPAVAAFAKTNFIKTVHGKAYTEAPSWFKNWEKTGLIAWVDKNGDGVMQYAPGKPFKGKPKFKQGEKGKFGQLVVTNALTDNANEIYVDRDIMVLANPEIAKLPNWVVALVAAGGLAAALSTAAGLLLVIASSLSHDLMKGIINPDLSEKAELMWARIGAGLAVVVAGWFGIHPPGFVAQVVAFAFGLAASSFFPAIIMGVFNKKTNKEGAMCGMVVGIVFTAAYIIYFKFVNPAANNPQHWWLGISPEGIGTVGMILNFIVMWVVSKFTQEPPQEVQELVESLRYPQEAR
- a CDS encoding TlpA family protein disulfide reductase — encoded protein: MRGIRIGVALGLLVWGGISLAQDFPLPSSGPDLLPSGGCGEGTPAPCPQGQGERGPLAPGAPAEPFLLSDPGGNPVIFSPGEPGSRPTLLVFWSMFCPPCQDEMPYLAGLGKKTGIQVITVNLDGTRMARAVANYARHNRIEVPVAMDEKAQGEFATAAAYGVTGTPGLFLIDAAGVVRWSHQGRVAPEVLEAEIRRLTAGGP
- a CDS encoding multiheme c-type cytochrome, with the protein product MVRRRWLVAGWLGLAMVWTVGGAARAEYGGLPGYAGSETCAGCHPEVYAQWRLTPHARMLVDTAEDPFAVLATDFHEGIPFQREDIAYTVGSHWIQKYLTRIDGVLYVLPKYWNIAERRWEPYSIWNWREQPYNVYCDGCHTVGFDPETESFFEPGVGCEACHGPGKRHVETGGRLSEIVNPANLPPDRAVMVCMACHTDGMDKATETYPFPVGYKPGEDINDYYTEFFMPKPKSKAWYWGSMDFRERKRMWYFFQSKFYSTNRACEVCGFDRGITVKKERYMSRSEYCGTCHKFRFEKFEAHSGHRPEKVECTDCHVPKMAKGPTYSIHDHKFDFSQPAPACTECHEPGSVSGDECRYPTPDFHLKPVKYPREMTTVETCVWCHNEVRKEGRDEGWARREIRKIVDRFLVE